One Tolypothrix bouteillei VB521301 DNA window includes the following coding sequences:
- a CDS encoding STAS domain-containing protein codes for MTTTSDCQVILFKPEGRIDLQGGMALSEKMTSVVPKSNQLWVIDLAKVDFMDSSGLVSLVKGLKVARQSGCRLVICNVQPPVRLILELTQLDTVFEIFSSYEDIFIESNEENLVVAN; via the coding sequence ATGACTACTACATCAGACTGTCAAGTAATCTTGTTTAAACCCGAAGGACGTATAGATTTGCAAGGAGGAATGGCTCTTAGCGAAAAAATGACCTCAGTGGTTCCTAAATCCAATCAACTGTGGGTTATTGACCTAGCTAAAGTTGATTTTATGGACAGTTCTGGACTAGTGTCTCTAGTCAAAGGATTAAAAGTAGCCCGTCAAAGCGGCTGTCGATTGGTTATTTGTAACGTTCAACCTCCTGTCAGATTGATATTGGAACTCACTCAATTAGATACCGTCTTTGAAATTTTTAGCTCCTACGAAGACATTTTCATTGAAAGCAATGAGGAAAATCTAGTTGTAGCGAACTAA
- a CDS encoding Npun_F5560 family protein: protein MSQTDSTIQALSAEVSKLRQELQLRDQLVQQLSQELFRLVKGNTNFMPQTEVSERHLSQLHELREQLQAVEQQVTFYQEQISTRDAEIYQLRQSVQELTDRSRMLEQVVQELPHIYRRKFEERMAPVREKVAMLQQENRQLQAELQSVSYRLALKTRTASHSGIDLPNFPRAASPQNNISTQNA from the coding sequence GTGAGCCAAACTGATTCCACAATCCAAGCTCTCTCCGCTGAAGTGTCGAAACTGCGTCAAGAGTTGCAGCTTCGAGATCAACTCGTGCAACAACTGTCTCAAGAACTCTTCCGCCTGGTGAAGGGCAATACCAATTTTATGCCCCAAACAGAGGTATCGGAACGTCATCTGAGTCAGTTGCATGAACTGCGAGAGCAATTGCAAGCTGTTGAGCAGCAGGTAACGTTTTATCAAGAACAAATATCAACTCGTGATGCGGAAATTTATCAGTTGCGACAATCAGTCCAGGAACTGACCGATCGCAGTCGCATGCTAGAGCAAGTCGTACAAGAATTACCCCATATATACCGCCGCAAATTTGAAGAGCGCATGGCTCCAGTTCGGGAAAAGGTAGCAATGCTACAACAGGAAAACCGTCAATTACAAGCCGAACTTCAAAGTGTAAGTTACCGTTTGGCTTTGAAAACTCGTACAGCTAGCCATAGCGGTATAGATTTGCCAAATTTTCCGCGTGCTGCATCTCCACAAAATAATATTTCAACCCAGAACGCTTAA
- the rpsF gene encoding 30S ribosomal protein S6 codes for MATAYETMYILRPDLTDEQVEQAIAKYENLLREQGSEDIQIQNRGKRRLAYEIARQRDGVYIQMNYSAPGNAIAIMERAMRLSEEVIRYLTIKQEVQEAKAEPATAAT; via the coding sequence GTGGCAACAGCTTACGAGACAATGTATATCCTTCGTCCTGACTTGACAGACGAACAAGTAGAGCAAGCGATCGCAAAATACGAAAACTTGCTGCGGGAACAAGGATCTGAAGATATCCAAATACAGAATCGGGGAAAGCGCCGTCTCGCCTATGAAATCGCCAGACAAAGAGACGGAGTTTACATTCAAATGAACTATAGTGCGCCCGGTAATGCCATCGCTATTATGGAACGCGCTATGCGTTTGAGTGAAGAAGTCATTCGCTACTTGACCATCAAACAAGAAGTTCAAGAAGCAAAAGCTGAACCCGCAACCGCTGCTACCTAG
- a CDS encoding fumarylacetoacetate hydrolase family protein, which produces MAQRYVRVQNPKGQVYYGLLQLSLKVQVLDAPPWLEGQPADMVLEPESYQILAPCAPSKIVAVGKNYAEHAAEMGTDVPSEPLLFLKPPTAIIASSEAIYYPPQSQRVDYEGELALVIGEVAFECTPEEAQKKIWGYTIANDVTARDLQKRDNQWTRAKGFDSFCPLGPWIVRELSPGARIQTFLNEQIEPVQSATIDQMVFSPDFLVSYISQIMTLLPGDVVLTGTPLGVGPIHSGDRIRVEIEGIGRLENTVKTR; this is translated from the coding sequence ATGGCACAGCGCTACGTGCGAGTCCAAAATCCCAAAGGACAAGTTTACTACGGCTTGTTACAACTCTCCTTGAAAGTACAGGTACTTGATGCTCCACCCTGGCTTGAAGGACAACCAGCCGATATGGTATTGGAACCAGAAAGTTACCAAATTCTTGCTCCCTGTGCGCCCTCAAAAATTGTGGCGGTGGGCAAAAACTATGCAGAACACGCTGCAGAGATGGGAACAGATGTGCCAAGTGAACCTTTGCTCTTTTTAAAGCCGCCGACAGCTATAATTGCTTCTTCAGAAGCAATTTACTATCCGCCCCAATCCCAACGGGTAGATTATGAGGGAGAATTAGCATTGGTCATCGGCGAGGTCGCTTTTGAATGCACGCCCGAGGAAGCACAAAAAAAAATTTGGGGTTACACCATTGCTAATGACGTAACAGCAAGAGATTTGCAGAAACGTGATAATCAATGGACGCGAGCTAAAGGTTTTGATAGTTTTTGTCCTCTCGGACCTTGGATTGTCCGTGAATTAAGCCCAGGCGCTCGAATACAGACTTTTTTGAACGAGCAAATAGAACCCGTCCAATCTGCTACTATCGATCAGATGGTGTTTTCCCCTGATTTTCTTGTCTCTTACATCAGCCAGATAATGACCCTGCTACCTGGAGATGTCGTGCTGACAGGAACGCCCCTAGGAGTCGGTCCAATACATTCAGGCGATCGCATTCGAGTAGAAATTGAGGGTATTGGACGGCTAGAAAACACAGTCAAAACCCGTTAA
- a CDS encoding Tic20 family protein, whose protein sequence is MAWRGSTTVSDRLFACLPYLLPLIAALAFGISLFTEFPALAVLFLPLQPVLAIYGILGPYSELIIFFLLFFLVVRNERIPHFIRFNTMQALLLDIVAYLCGILLRLVALPGIAFAAQTLSTTIFLGIVAAVVYSVVQSLMGRYAEIPAISDAVYMQVR, encoded by the coding sequence ATGGCTTGGCGCGGGTCTACCACGGTTTCAGATCGCCTTTTTGCTTGTTTACCTTATTTGCTACCTCTGATTGCTGCACTTGCATTCGGAATTTCTCTATTTACAGAGTTTCCTGCACTGGCTGTGCTGTTTTTGCCCCTACAGCCAGTGTTAGCAATCTACGGTATTTTAGGACCATATAGCGAACTCATTATTTTCTTTTTGTTGTTCTTTTTAGTAGTTAGAAACGAAAGAATTCCTCACTTCATTCGTTTCAACACAATGCAAGCGTTACTTTTAGACATTGTTGCTTATTTGTGCGGTATACTTTTGCGACTCGTGGCACTTCCCGGTATCGCTTTTGCAGCACAAACCTTATCTACAACGATCTTTTTGGGCATAGTCGCAGCAGTTGTTTACTCTGTTGTTCAGTCTTTAATGGGACGTTACGCAGAAATTCCTGCTATTTCTGATGCTGTTTACATGCAAGTCCGTTAG
- the glyA gene encoding serine hydroxymethyltransferase has protein sequence MTLTNSDFLTSSDPAIGELINQELQRQRDHLELIASENFTSAAVLAAQGSVLTNKYAEGLPGKRYYGGCEFVDKVEQLAIDRAKQLFGAASANVQPHSGAQANFAVFLTLLEPGDKFMGMDLSHGGHLTHGSPVNVSGKWFQACHYGVNKETEQLDFDQIRELALRERPKLLICGYSAYPRIIDFEKFRSIADEVGAYLLADIAHVAGLVATGHHPNPIPYCDVVTTTTHKTLRGPRGGLILTRDPELGKKLDKSVFPGTQGGPLEHVIAAKAVAFGEALKPEFTTYSAQVIENARTLANQLQKRGLKLVSNGTDNHLMLVDLRSIGLTGKQADKLVSEVNITANKNTVPFDPESPFVTSGLRLGSPAMTTRGLGVEEFTEIGDIIADRLLNPDSKPVAEDCRRRVKALCDRFPLYSHLQIPVPALA, from the coding sequence GTGACTCTCACGAACTCAGATTTTCTTACATCCTCCGATCCTGCGATTGGAGAGTTAATCAATCAAGAACTACAGCGCCAAAGGGATCACTTAGAGCTCATAGCAAGTGAAAACTTTACTTCAGCTGCTGTACTGGCGGCTCAAGGTTCCGTTTTAACAAACAAGTATGCCGAAGGGCTACCCGGTAAACGTTATTACGGTGGGTGTGAATTTGTAGACAAAGTTGAGCAACTGGCTATAGATCGTGCCAAACAATTGTTTGGTGCAGCGAGTGCCAACGTACAGCCTCATTCAGGCGCACAGGCGAATTTTGCAGTCTTTTTGACTCTGCTAGAACCGGGGGATAAATTCATGGGTATGGATTTGTCTCATGGGGGACACCTTACTCACGGTTCACCCGTAAACGTTTCTGGTAAGTGGTTTCAAGCTTGCCACTACGGTGTTAACAAAGAAACAGAACAACTGGACTTCGATCAAATTCGAGAGCTGGCGCTTAGGGAGCGTCCAAAGCTTTTGATTTGTGGTTACTCCGCATACCCTCGTATCATTGATTTTGAAAAATTCCGCAGTATTGCGGATGAAGTAGGCGCATATTTGCTGGCAGATATTGCCCATGTTGCGGGGTTAGTAGCTACCGGTCATCATCCCAATCCAATTCCCTACTGTGATGTTGTCACAACAACGACTCATAAAACCCTACGCGGTCCTCGCGGTGGTCTGATTTTAACTCGCGATCCTGAGTTAGGTAAGAAGCTAGACAAATCAGTATTCCCCGGTACACAGGGCGGACCCCTAGAACATGTAATTGCTGCGAAAGCGGTGGCTTTTGGAGAAGCTTTAAAACCTGAGTTTACAACATACTCTGCCCAAGTCATTGAAAATGCTCGTACTTTAGCAAACCAGCTGCAAAAGCGGGGATTAAAGTTAGTCTCAAATGGTACTGACAATCACTTGATGTTAGTCGATTTACGATCTATAGGTTTGACCGGCAAACAAGCCGATAAATTGGTCAGTGAAGTCAATATAACTGCCAATAAGAACACAGTGCCTTTTGACCCAGAGTCACCATTTGTAACCAGTGGTTTGCGCTTGGGTTCTCCCGCCATGACAACGCGAGGTTTGGGAGTTGAAGAATTTACGGAGATTGGCGATATTATTGCCGATCGCTTGTTAAATCCAGATTCCAAGCCAGTGGCTGAAGATTGTCGGCGACGTGTCAAAGCATTGTGCGATCGCTTCCCCTTGTACTCGCACTTACAAATTCCCGTCCCGGCTTTAGCTTAG
- a CDS encoding glycosyltransferase family 4 protein, giving the protein MLVQIYHLIAFLVAAVVVLWTTPDVRNMGIKSGRLDRPNDRKVHQRPMVRLGGVSIFAGAIASLFIVWLLGGFGNLPTEKEWQIWGVILGGVGFFIIGLADDLLNLSPLTRLLMQMVIAAGAWKAGVSIDFLSLPTGGVMQLGWLSLPITLLWLVGMVNAINWIDGLDGLAAGVSGIAALVILVVALFMQQTAAAIIAAAIAGAALGFLRYNFNPAQIFMGDGGAYFMGFTLAAVSVVGLVKTAATAVLLPFLILAVPIVDMSAVILARLRRGKSPFTADKSHLHHRLLRAGLSHRLTVLFIYSLTLWVGSLALVLAGVPSGIIYTCCATSLLIYATWRVWKICRQT; this is encoded by the coding sequence ATGCTAGTTCAGATTTATCATCTGATTGCGTTCCTTGTTGCTGCTGTAGTCGTTCTCTGGACTACACCTGATGTTAGAAACATGGGCATCAAAAGCGGACGCCTGGATAGACCGAATGACCGAAAAGTTCATCAGCGCCCAATGGTACGACTCGGAGGAGTTTCTATTTTTGCAGGTGCGATCGCCTCCCTATTCATTGTCTGGCTTTTAGGTGGATTTGGAAATCTACCAACTGAGAAAGAATGGCAAATTTGGGGAGTGATTTTAGGCGGTGTAGGTTTTTTTATAATTGGTTTGGCAGACGATTTATTAAACCTGTCGCCCTTGACACGGTTGTTGATGCAGATGGTTATTGCGGCTGGCGCATGGAAAGCAGGCGTAAGTATAGATTTTTTGAGCCTTCCTACAGGTGGAGTGATGCAACTTGGTTGGTTGAGTTTACCCATCACACTCCTGTGGCTGGTAGGAATGGTCAATGCGATTAACTGGATTGACGGTTTAGATGGATTAGCTGCGGGAGTATCGGGAATAGCAGCTTTGGTTATTCTTGTGGTTGCCTTATTTATGCAACAAACAGCCGCCGCCATTATAGCGGCTGCCATAGCAGGTGCAGCACTGGGATTTCTGCGTTATAATTTTAACCCCGCACAAATCTTTATGGGAGATGGCGGGGCTTATTTTATGGGATTCACGCTAGCAGCAGTGAGCGTAGTTGGTCTGGTGAAAACTGCTGCTACTGCAGTATTACTGCCTTTTTTGATTCTAGCTGTACCAATTGTCGATATGTCAGCAGTGATTTTGGCACGACTGCGCCGTGGTAAATCACCTTTTACTGCAGATAAGAGTCATTTGCACCATCGCTTGTTGCGAGCGGGGTTATCCCACAGATTGACTGTTTTATTTATTTACTCTTTGACCCTATGGGTTGGAAGTTTAGCATTAGTTCTTGCTGGTGTCCCTAGTGGTATTATTTACACTTGTTGTGCGACCTCGTTGCTCATTTACGCAACTTGGAGAGTATGGAAAATTTGTCGGCAAACTTAG
- a CDS encoding competence/damage-inducible protein A has translation MTAEIICVGTELLLGDILNSNAQYLAQQLAKLGIPHYYQTVVGDNSERLKQVIEIATQRAQILIFTGGLGPTPDDLTCETIAAFFNSPLVERPEVIEEITRKYAQRGRIMTPSNRKQALIPQGAEILPNPTGTAPGIIWQPRTDLTILTFPGVPSEMQRMWEVTAVPYLKSLGWGQEIIYSRMLRFWGISESALAEKVAGYLNLPNPTVAPYASRGEVKLRVSAKAATDEQARELITPVEQQIKGIAGLDYYGADDDTLASVVGELLRSAGQTLSVAESCTGGGLGQMLTEISGSSDYFWGGVISYDNSVKERILGVKSEDLAKFGAVSSIVAEQMAVGVRSHLATTWGLSITGIAGPTGGTETKPVGLVYIGLAGPNEEVESFEYRFGAMRGRSLIRHLSACTALDNLRRKLL, from the coding sequence ATGACTGCGGAAATCATTTGTGTTGGAACAGAACTACTGTTAGGAGATATTCTTAACAGTAATGCTCAATATTTGGCACAGCAGTTAGCCAAACTGGGTATACCCCACTACTATCAAACAGTTGTAGGTGATAACTCAGAAAGGTTAAAGCAGGTTATAGAAATTGCTACTCAAAGAGCACAAATTTTGATTTTTACGGGAGGTTTGGGTCCCACACCTGATGATTTAACCTGTGAAACCATCGCTGCTTTTTTTAACTCTCCTTTGGTCGAACGCCCGGAGGTGATTGAAGAGATAACTCGGAAATACGCTCAACGCGGGCGGATTATGACTCCTAGCAATCGCAAGCAAGCTTTGATCCCTCAAGGGGCGGAGATTTTACCCAATCCTACGGGGACAGCGCCAGGTATTATTTGGCAACCCCGCACCGATTTAACTATACTGACTTTTCCCGGTGTACCCAGTGAAATGCAACGGATGTGGGAAGTCACTGCTGTACCTTACCTTAAGAGCCTCGGTTGGGGTCAAGAAATCATTTACAGTCGAATGTTAAGGTTTTGGGGTATTTCGGAATCAGCGTTAGCAGAAAAAGTCGCAGGTTATCTCAATTTACCAAACCCCACAGTCGCCCCTTATGCTAGTAGGGGGGAGGTGAAGTTAAGGGTTTCTGCTAAGGCTGCAACGGATGAGCAAGCAAGAGAACTTATTACCCCTGTTGAACAACAAATTAAGGGGATTGCGGGGTTGGATTATTACGGTGCTGATGATGATACCCTGGCTTCAGTTGTGGGAGAGCTATTGCGTAGCGCAGGGCAAACTCTTTCGGTTGCTGAATCGTGTACTGGCGGTGGTTTGGGGCAGATGTTGACAGAGATTTCTGGCAGTTCCGATTACTTTTGGGGTGGAGTCATTTCTTACGATAACTCTGTTAAAGAGAGAATTTTGGGTGTAAAGTCGGAAGATTTGGCAAAATTTGGGGCGGTCAGTTCTATTGTCGCCGAGCAAATGGCAGTGGGAGTGCGATCGCACCTTGCAACAACCTGGGGATTGAGTATCACAGGTATTGCAGGACCAACAGGTGGGACAGAAACCAAGCCTGTTGGTTTGGTCTATATTGGATTAGCAGGACCCAATGAAGAAGTAGAAAGTTTTGAGTATCGTTTTGGTGCAATGCGGGGTCGATCTTTAATCCGTCATCTTAGCGCGTGTACTGCTTTGGATAATTTACGCCGTAAATTGTTATAG
- a CDS encoding protein kinase domain-containing protein — MLGEILDRRYQIKHVLSAGGFGQTYLADDTKLPGNPQCVVKQLKPTSSDPNTLQIARRLFASEAQVLQQLGNHDQIPRLLAYFEENEEFFLVQEFIDGQSLSAELSSGNYFSESDVTNLLKGILEPLAFVHQRQIIHRDIKPANLIRRRQDGKIVLIDFGAVKEITVTQVNLQGHTTPTVAIGTAGYMPSEQTKGSPRLSSDVYAVGMIGIQALTGIMPHKLTEDPVTGEISWRQHAQVSPILADILDKMVRYDFRQRYQSAEEALQALQYQQNFSQDVSPTLIPTRSTELHELTLEWFEDGQIRTQKILENQPTKHPEVFRIGRDPAVCDLVLSEPTVSRLHVEIFFRTQQRCFYVRPMNQNNPPAIDGQFFITGEALLHQGTILRLGQMEFRVSTSFNQYPAGYVPHPPSAPYVAPQPLPPTRRPPASNPPQPEYYPPSVPPQYRQEIPAESPQVRPSYSASTQNIRPRLGWKFWLKWFSINLVGFVLSIPVGIFIFKLFFNSLLTRIAFGFMLGLSQWVAVQGVVSKAWLWGLLTGGAITLFSRLFLTNLVMFDTLFAWVIILLFSGGILFWNLQRKNS; from the coding sequence ATGTTGGGGGAAATATTAGATAGGCGTTATCAAATTAAGCATGTTTTAAGTGCTGGAGGTTTTGGTCAAACTTACCTTGCAGATGATACTAAACTGCCGGGAAACCCTCAATGTGTTGTCAAGCAATTGAAACCTACATCTAGTGACCCCAACACTTTGCAAATAGCAAGACGCTTGTTTGCTTCAGAAGCACAAGTCTTACAGCAATTGGGCAATCACGACCAAATTCCCAGGCTTCTAGCTTATTTTGAGGAAAATGAGGAATTCTTCCTCGTTCAAGAGTTTATTGACGGTCAATCCTTAAGTGCAGAACTCAGTTCGGGGAACTATTTCAGCGAATCAGATGTTACTAACCTGCTAAAAGGCATTTTAGAACCCCTTGCTTTTGTCCATCAGCGTCAAATTATCCATCGCGATATTAAACCAGCAAATTTAATTCGACGCCGTCAAGATGGCAAAATTGTTCTGATTGATTTTGGTGCAGTCAAAGAAATAACTGTAACTCAAGTCAATCTTCAAGGACACACAACGCCAACAGTAGCTATTGGGACTGCTGGCTATATGCCAAGCGAACAAACTAAAGGAAGCCCCAGATTAAGCAGTGATGTTTATGCGGTGGGAATGATAGGTATTCAAGCCTTAACGGGTATCATGCCCCATAAACTGACTGAAGATCCCGTGACAGGAGAAATTTCCTGGCGTCAGCACGCACAAGTCAGCCCAATATTGGCAGATATTTTAGATAAAATGGTGCGTTATGATTTTCGACAGCGCTATCAGTCAGCAGAGGAAGCATTACAAGCGCTACAATACCAACAAAATTTTTCCCAAGATGTCTCACCGACTCTCATTCCCACTCGGAGCACGGAGTTACACGAACTAACTTTGGAGTGGTTTGAAGACGGGCAAATCAGAACTCAAAAAATTCTCGAAAATCAACCCACCAAACATCCTGAGGTATTTCGCATTGGACGCGATCCTGCTGTTTGCGATCTGGTTTTGTCAGAACCAACAGTATCAAGACTGCACGTAGAAATCTTTTTTAGAACTCAACAAAGGTGTTTTTACGTGCGTCCGATGAATCAGAACAATCCGCCTGCGATCGACGGACAATTTTTCATCACAGGAGAAGCCTTACTTCATCAAGGTACTATTCTGCGGTTGGGGCAAATGGAATTCCGGGTATCTACATCCTTCAACCAGTACCCAGCAGGATACGTACCGCATCCACCTTCAGCACCGTATGTTGCACCACAACCACTACCCCCAACACGGCGACCCCCCGCTAGCAATCCCCCGCAACCGGAATATTATCCACCATCCGTTCCACCGCAATATCGTCAAGAAATTCCTGCTGAATCACCTCAGGTGCGACCGTCTTATTCTGCTTCCACACAGAATATACGCCCGCGATTGGGATGGAAGTTTTGGCTGAAGTGGTTTTCAATCAATCTTGTTGGCTTTGTCTTGAGTATTCCGGTTGGAATATTCATTTTCAAATTATTTTTCAACTCCTTACTCACCCGCATAGCATTTGGTTTTATGCTGGGTTTGTCCCAATGGGTGGCTGTACAGGGGGTTGTGAGTAAAGCTTGGTTGTGGGGCTTGTTGACTGGTGGGGCTATTACTCTTTTTAGCAGGCTGTTTTTGACAAACTTAGTCATGTTTGATACTCTGTTTGCCTGGGTAATTATTTTGCTTTTTAGTGGGGGGATACTCTTTTGGAATTTGCAACGCAAAAATTCATAA
- a CDS encoding HlyD family secretion protein, with protein sequence MESFNSSQQTQPGTTLEEETSLVPPDASSDAQPASPSHRHLLPKVLLGTLLFAGAVAAGIFSYRWWQYGQTHQQTDNAYVNANIYSVTSRVSGIVTQVAVNDNQIVSPGTLLVKIDPREYQASLIQAKASLELAKQQAALAQENVKLIADNNYVPLPVPINTNPQSQPEALNRQRDINQQQYKTAVAAIAQKEAELKKAQLHLSYTNITALVAGKVSQKNVQVGQQVKAGQTLLRVVQPNPWIVANFKETQLAKIQLGQKADIKMIAFPGKTFRGTVESMSPTSFGKVSPLKGENTTGNTTRTSSEQRIPVRILFEPESLRGYETKMTPGLSAVVTVDTKK encoded by the coding sequence ATGGAAAGTTTCAATTCTTCACAACAGACTCAGCCCGGTACAACTTTAGAGGAAGAAACGAGTCTAGTCCCACCTGACGCAAGTAGCGATGCTCAACCTGCATCACCCTCTCACCGTCATCTGCTACCTAAAGTCTTACTGGGAACACTGTTATTTGCAGGGGCGGTTGCTGCTGGAATTTTTAGCTATCGATGGTGGCAATACGGTCAAACACATCAGCAAACAGATAATGCTTATGTCAATGCTAATATTTACTCCGTTACATCTCGTGTATCGGGTATAGTCACCCAAGTAGCAGTTAACGATAATCAAATAGTATCGCCCGGAACTCTGTTGGTGAAGATCGATCCCCGCGAGTACCAAGCATCTTTGATACAGGCAAAAGCATCTTTAGAATTAGCTAAACAGCAAGCAGCATTGGCACAAGAAAATGTCAAACTGATTGCGGATAATAATTATGTCCCGTTACCCGTACCTATAAATACTAATCCTCAATCGCAGCCGGAAGCTCTCAATCGGCAAAGGGATATAAATCAGCAACAGTATAAAACAGCAGTGGCTGCGATCGCCCAAAAAGAAGCGGAGCTTAAAAAAGCACAGCTTCATCTCTCCTACACCAACATAACTGCTCTAGTAGCTGGTAAAGTGAGTCAAAAAAACGTCCAAGTAGGACAGCAAGTAAAAGCAGGACAAACTCTTTTGAGAGTCGTACAACCAAATCCCTGGATTGTAGCGAATTTTAAGGAAACCCAGTTAGCAAAAATACAACTAGGTCAAAAAGCAGATATTAAAATGATTGCTTTTCCCGGCAAGACATTTCGAGGTACGGTAGAGAGTATGTCTCCCACTTCTTTTGGCAAAGTTTCTCCTTTAAAAGGAGAAAACACTACAGGTAACACCACAAGGACTTCAAGCGAGCAAAGAATTCCTGTAAGAATTCTATTTGAGCCTGAAAGTCTTCGGGGTTACGAGACTAAAATGACTCCTGGGCTATCGGCTGTTGTGACAGTAGATACAAAAAAATAA
- a CDS encoding DUF2993 domain-containing protein, giving the protein MLGGLTGLTDPKGTDWGERMLNTVASQTIRHMFTKSESVEVFVRCYPSSKLLQGSIDSFKMSGRGLVIRKDFAVEEMSFETDAVAIDFSSVLSGKLSLKQPTQAIAQVVLSETGINHAFKAELVTRRLMNLTVPALTALSDGKPVSFPEIQVQLLPENQLRIFAKADLGNGEPIPLNMVVTIAVERRRRISFKNPTVELEQIPEAQKEISKTLCLALVEILDNMVDLDRFDLDGVKMRLNRLETEGQRLIFSGYAEIERIPQKDTK; this is encoded by the coding sequence ATGCTAGGCGGACTTACAGGTTTAACAGATCCCAAAGGCACTGACTGGGGTGAGCGCATGCTCAATACCGTAGCCAGCCAAACGATTCGCCACATGTTTACTAAGAGCGAGTCAGTAGAAGTCTTTGTCCGTTGCTATCCCTCCAGCAAATTGTTACAAGGAAGCATTGACAGCTTCAAAATGAGCGGTCGTGGTTTGGTTATTCGCAAAGACTTTGCTGTAGAAGAAATGTCTTTTGAAACTGATGCTGTCGCCATTGACTTTAGCTCCGTTTTAAGTGGCAAATTAAGCCTCAAGCAACCAACTCAAGCCATTGCTCAAGTTGTCTTATCAGAAACAGGTATTAACCACGCTTTTAAAGCAGAATTGGTGACAAGGCGTTTAATGAACCTTACCGTACCTGCATTGACCGCATTATCGGACGGTAAGCCAGTTTCGTTTCCTGAAATTCAAGTACAGCTCTTACCTGAAAATCAGTTGCGGATTTTTGCCAAAGCTGATTTAGGCAATGGGGAACCAATACCCTTAAATATGGTTGTGACTATCGCTGTTGAACGGCGTCGTCGTATTTCTTTTAAAAACCCTACAGTAGAACTCGAGCAAATACCGGAAGCTCAAAAGGAAATCTCAAAGACCCTTTGCCTAGCACTAGTAGAAATTTTAGATAATATGGTCGATTTGGATCGCTTTGACCTTGATGGCGTTAAAATGCGTCTGAATCGATTGGAAACTGAAGGTCAACGGCTAATTTTTAGCGGCTATGCTGAAATTGAGCGTATCCCTCAAAAGGATACAAAATAA
- a CDS encoding DUF2795 domain-containing protein has product MAKLNPIQLQKHLKGVDYPANKEELIKRAQQNGADDNAISVLQQIPDQEYQAPTDVSEAVGGIV; this is encoded by the coding sequence ATGGCTAAACTTAATCCCATCCAACTGCAAAAACACTTAAAAGGCGTTGACTATCCTGCTAACAAGGAAGAATTAATTAAACGCGCCCAGCAAAACGGTGCTGATGACAATGCTATTTCTGTATTGCAACAAATCCCAGATCAAGAGTATCAAGCACCTACTGATGTTAGCGAAGCAGTAGGCGGTATTGTATAA
- a CDS encoding 2TM domain-containing protein: MPPRWPRKPDRKDPAYRKLDDRMNFAVHVALFAVSNSGLWFFHNLNLITWEWLPWLTTGWFVVLLVHLIYISAIANYSETPPTST, encoded by the coding sequence ATGCCTCCTCGTTGGCCCCGTAAACCCGATCGCAAAGACCCCGCTTACCGAAAATTAGACGATCGCATGAATTTTGCGGTTCATGTTGCACTCTTTGCAGTCTCTAATTCTGGTTTGTGGTTTTTCCATAACCTTAATTTAATAACTTGGGAATGGTTACCTTGGTTAACTACAGGTTGGTTCGTTGTGCTGTTAGTTCACCTGATATATATTTCTGCGATCGCTAATTACTCAGAAACGCCACCAACATCCACCTGA
- a CDS encoding DUF3181 family protein produces MAKANTTELLEALAAEIGDNVYIDIAKWHLYLSNAKLHTVVAEKVYPLITAKKTVEENDVIQILESIPVKIGGGRRELPLIDLLPLQCQVNLVDILEKYQREI; encoded by the coding sequence ATGGCTAAAGCAAACACCACAGAATTACTAGAAGCCCTAGCTGCGGAAATTGGTGACAACGTATACATTGATATTGCCAAATGGCATCTTTATTTATCTAATGCCAAACTCCATACGGTAGTAGCAGAAAAAGTCTATCCTCTCATTACTGCTAAGAAAACCGTTGAAGAAAATGACGTTATACAAATTTTAGAATCTATTCCAGTTAAGATTGGAGGCGGTAGAAGGGAACTTCCCCTCATCGATTTACTACCCCTACAATGCCAAGTGAATTTAGTAGATATTTTAGAAAAATATCAACGAGAAATTTAA